Proteins encoded by one window of Clostridium perfringens:
- a CDS encoding YjiH family protein: MKTKYKSSDLLKFIIPSLLGVILFMVPINDGGNITIPVAFFTTRLKDLIGDYLPTLSMIVVVIAASLTIITKAFKPKFIIENNFLNSLLNVNWIWTIGRILGGLFIISAFTRFGPEIIKSDLTGAFILNDLLPTLIVVFFFAGLFLPLLLNFGLLEFCGALLTKIMRPLFKLPGRSSIDCMTSWLGDGTIGVLLTSKQYEEGFYTEREACIVSTMFSVVSITFSFVVLSQVGLENMFIPFYLTVTFAGIVAAIILPRVWPLSKKPDAYFNNAEPKNVEDVPEGFTPFTFGVFKAVEKAQNESSLKKFFADGIKNVLEMWIGVLPVVMAMGTLALMIAEYTPVFQWLGVPFIPLFKILGIPEASAASQTVIVGFADMFLPSVIASKTILSDMTKFVVACVSVTQLIYLSEVGSVILGSKIPLNLKELFMIFLMRTLVTLPVIALVAHLLF; encoded by the coding sequence TTGAAAACTAAATATAAATCGTCTGATTTATTAAAGTTTATAATTCCATCTTTATTAGGAGTAATTTTATTTATGGTTCCTATAAATGATGGTGGAAATATAACAATACCAGTAGCCTTTTTCACAACTAGACTTAAAGATTTAATAGGTGATTATTTACCTACTTTATCAATGATAGTTGTTGTAATAGCTGCTTCATTAACAATAATAACTAAAGCATTTAAGCCAAAATTTATAATAGAAAATAATTTTTTAAATTCATTATTAAATGTTAATTGGATTTGGACAATTGGAAGAATCTTAGGTGGATTATTTATAATATCAGCATTTACTAGATTTGGACCTGAAATAATAAAGTCTGATTTAACTGGGGCGTTTATATTAAATGATCTACTACCAACACTTATAGTAGTATTCTTCTTTGCAGGATTATTCTTACCACTTCTTTTAAACTTTGGTTTATTAGAATTCTGTGGTGCCTTACTGACTAAGATAATGAGACCATTATTTAAACTACCTGGCCGTTCATCAATAGACTGTATGACTTCTTGGTTAGGTGATGGAACTATTGGGGTATTACTTACTTCAAAACAATATGAAGAAGGATTTTATACTGAGAGAGAAGCTTGTATAGTTAGTACAATGTTCTCAGTTGTTTCAATAACTTTTAGCTTTGTTGTTTTATCACAGGTTGGATTAGAGAATATGTTTATTCCATTCTATTTAACTGTTACTTTTGCTGGAATAGTTGCCGCTATAATTCTTCCAAGAGTTTGGCCTCTTAGCAAAAAACCTGATGCTTATTTCAACAATGCAGAACCTAAGAATGTAGAAGATGTTCCTGAAGGATTTACTCCTTTCACTTTTGGAGTTTTTAAAGCAGTTGAAAAAGCCCAAAATGAAAGTAGCTTAAAAAAATTCTTTGCTGATGGAATTAAAAACGTACTTGAAATGTGGATAGGAGTTTTACCTGTAGTTATGGCAATGGGTACATTAGCTCTTATGATAGCTGAGTACACTCCTGTATTCCAATGGCTTGGTGTTCCTTTCATTCCTTTATTTAAGATTTTAGGAATTCCTGAAGCTTCCGCTGCTTCTCAAACTGTTATAGTTGGATTTGCAGATATGTTCTTACCATCAGTTATAGCATCAAAAACTATTTTAAGTGATATGACTAAATTTGTAGTTGCTTGTGTATCAGTAACTCAACTTATATACTTATCAGAAGTTGGAAGTGTTATTTTAGGATCAAAAATACCACTAAACTTAAAAGAATTATTTATGATTTTCTTAATGAGAACACTAGTTACTCTACCAGTTATTGCACTTGTAGCACACTTATTGTTCTAA